A genome region from Cucurbita pepo subsp. pepo cultivar mu-cu-16 chromosome LG02, ASM280686v2, whole genome shotgun sequence includes the following:
- the LOC111788928 gene encoding formin-binding protein 4-like isoform X1, with the protein MGRRRERRLAALSNAGRRVKLDLFAEPSGDLDGSDVQEEVGGDIDSRETTKLPKSASSSGHQAQNPLLLLEQYSDDEVDEDLDTNSDHDGQDALLPDRTDEVSAEGCEKMDAKVGEDLIAQKAVQEESERDSVEFSENLESRDEGKTDTNNLGYLSKETDLVQTSVPASSDVQVVGDVISGWRIVMHEESHNYYYWNVETGETSWEVPDVVLAQAQPTQSTTDIKTSPTQFPENVTVFKHESCLANGGKLDLFSAESTGYKNGAPVCASQGSEVDQSYAAFSTCSNDVNIAKAGSEIYVDYTMTHEESKSGLDLPSHLLNWSASLLERLKSFQKSGGHEWTSEYIQETQIRLEDLKSLTPYKTSLLPFWEHSARKLKQIEDDINKEIYQTAAVSSQLDEAKATDSPNIVRANVGSEVERVACGGSASEHSHLRTVVANGENISSSNAIEHFGNTTAVIEQVSEVVIDEMASKSGVHSVEDVDMEVDMEVEDASSAGNLMVTGTSDMSVAKSFTSSEQPLLPDPQAQLNLSSGYESIVPEDSSMVPPPPDEEWIPPPPPDNEDIPPPPPDEPAEPFYPMPPSYTQLGQPPCYTEPYQVSYPDSSIKYYAHPVPEAILSANFYGHPEACNVVLAQAPFYYEAVPNSHTDSSPVVVNGVVPESYGILQDATTSLPVFSTAEPSQLHVDASSVRFEPSSSIQYRSSDIANMNTASSMDEIDKGRKETASVSFRSTSGSPTNDVLPTSKAVTDSSAVANTSTVSKVQPKAPRSKKQTVTVAPSLRSNKKVSSLLDKWKAAKEELEDEEEPENAYEILERKREREIKEWHAQQVASGDAKENSNFQPLGGDWRERVKRRRAQSSSKVTQSPAEASADGNQQPNLAEISKDLPSGWQAYWDESSKQVYYGNVKTSETSWTKPSK; encoded by the exons GAGATTTAGATGGCTCTGATGTACAAGAAGAAGTTGGAGGGGATATAGATTCAAGAGAGACGACCAAGTTACCGAAATCAGCATCCTCTTCAG GCCACCAAGCACAAAATCCCTTGCTGTTACTTGAGCAATATAGTGATGATGAAGTTGATGAGGACTTGGATACAAATTCAGATCATGATGGGCAAGATGCTTTGTTACCTGACCGAACGGATgag GTTTCTGCTGAGGGATGTGAGAAAATGGATGCAAAGGTCGGTGAAGATCTCATCGCTCAAAAGGCGGTCCAAGAGGAATCAGAGCGGGATTCTGTTGAATTTTCTGAGAACCTAGAGAGCAGAGATGAAGGAAAAACTGATACTAATAACTTGGGATATTTAAGCAAGGAAACTGATTTGGTTCAAACGTCTGTACCGGCCTCGTCTGATGTACAAGTCGTAGGGGATGTTATTTCAGGATGGAGGATTGTTATGCATGAGGAGagccataattattattattggaatGTTGAAACTGGGGAAACTTCATGGGAAGTACCTGATGTTGTTTTGGCTCAGGCTCAGCCTACTCAATCGACCACTGATATTAAAACCTCTCCTACACAATTTCCAGAGAACGTTACAGTCTTTAAACACGAATCTTGCTTAGCTAACGGTGGGAAGTTAGATTTGTTTTCAGCAGAAAGCACAG GTTACAAGAATGGTGCTCCAGTATGTGCAAGTCAGGGTTCTGAGGTTGACCAAAGCTATGCTGCCTTCAGCACTTGTTCAAATGATGTGAATATAGCAAAAGCTGGTTCCGAGATCTATGTTGATTACACGATGACTCATGAAGAATCGAAGTCTGGGTTGGATCTTCCTTCGCATCTTCTGAACTGGAGTGCTAGCTTGTTAGAGAGATTGAAATCATTTCAAAA GTCTGGGGGTCATGAATGGACATCAGAGTACATACAGGAAACTCAGATAAGACTCGAAGATTTGAAGTCGCTGACGCCCTATAAGACATCTTTGCTTCCATTCTGGGAACACTCAGCAAGGAAGCTTAAACAGATTGAAGATGACattaacaaagaaatttaTCAGACTGCTGCTGTATCGTCGCAATTGGATGAAGCCAAGGCTACTGATAGTCCAAACATTGTAAGAGCGAACGTTGGGTCTGAAGTCGAGAGAGTGGCTTGTGGTGGTTCTGCTTCGGAGCATTCTCATTTGCGTACTGTCGTTGCAAATGGAGAGAATATTTCATCGTCTAACGCAATCGAACACTTTGGAAACACTACTGCTGTGATTGAGCAGGTAAGTGAAGTTGTAATTGACGAAATGGCTTCCAAGAGCGGTGTACATTCTGTGGAAGATGTTGACATGGAGGTAGATATGGAAGTTGAAGATGCGAGTTCTGCAGGTAACTTGATGGTGACTGGTACGTCCGATATGTCCGTTGCTAAGTCGTTTACTTCCTCCGAGCAACCACTTCTGCCAGATCCACAAGCCCAGCTAAATCTTTCTTCTGGATATGAATCCATAGTGCCAGAGGATAGCTCTATGGTGCCGCCACCACCAGATGAGGAATGGATTCCCCCACCACCACCTGATAATGAAGATATTCCTCCACCGCCACCTGATGAGCCAGCCGAACCATTTTATCCTATGCCTCCATCTTATACCCAACTTGGCCAGCCTCCTTGTTACACCGAACCATATCAAGTGTCTTATCCTGATTCTAGTATTAAGTATTATGCACATCCTGTCCCTGAAGCCATTCTTAGTGCAAACTTTTATGGACATCCAGAAGCATGTAACGTTGTTTTGGCTCAAGCACCATTTTACTATGAGGCAGTTCCCAATTCACATACTGATTCTTCTCCTGTAGTTGTAAATGGTGTCGTGCCTGAAAGTTACGGTATTCTTCAAGACGCAACAACCTCTCTTCCCGTCTTTAGCACCGCAGAGCCTTCTCAGTTGCATGTTGATGCCTCATCTGTGAGATTTGAGCCTTCTTCCTCTATTCAATATAGATCTTCTGACATAGCGAATATGAATACTGCTTCTTCCATGGATGAAATTGACAAGGGACGAAAAGAGACCGCATCAGTCTCCTTCCGATCTACTTCGGGCTCACCAACTAATGATGTTCTGCCTACATCTAAAGCTGTTACTGATTCTTCGGCTGTTGCTAATACATCTACAGTTTCCAAGGTTCAACCAAAAG CTCCGCGCAGTAAAAAGCAGACCGTCACGGTTGCCCCCTCCTTGAGATCTAATAAGAAGGTTTCCAGTTTGTTGGACAAG TGGAAAGCCGCCAAGGAAGAACTTGAAGATGAGGAAGAACCCGAAAATGCGTACGAGATTTTAGAGAGGAAACGAGAACGGGAAATAAAG GAATGGCATGCACAGCAGGTTGCCAGTGGGGATGCAAAAGAAAACTCTAACTTTCAGCCTCTTGGGGGTGATTG GCGTGAGCGGGTAAAGCGAAGGAGAGCTCAATCGTCGAGCAAAGTTACTCAATCCCCAGCTGAAGCATCCGCGGATGGAAACCAGCAGCCTAACCTGGCAGAAATCTCAAAAGATCTCCCCTCAGGGTGGCAG GCGTATTGGGACGAGTCTTCAAAGCAAGTGTATTATGGTAATGTTAAGACCTCGGAAACGTCGTGGACAAAGCCGAGCAAGTGA
- the LOC111788928 gene encoding formin-binding protein 4-like isoform X3, with product MTRSLCHFWYHQSIWRFRQGKFFIGHQAQNPLLLLEQYSDDEVDEDLDTNSDHDGQDALLPDRTDEVSAEGCEKMDAKVGEDLIAQKAVQEESERDSVEFSENLESRDEGKTDTNNLGYLSKETDLVQTSVPASSDVQVVGDVISGWRIVMHEESHNYYYWNVETGETSWEVPDVVLAQAQPTQSTTDIKTSPTQFPENVTVFKHESCLANGGKLDLFSAESTGYKNGAPVCASQGSEVDQSYAAFSTCSNDVNIAKAGSEIYVDYTMTHEESKSGLDLPSHLLNWSASLLERLKSFQKSGGHEWTSEYIQETQIRLEDLKSLTPYKTSLLPFWEHSARKLKQIEDDINKEIYQTAAVSSQLDEAKATDSPNIVRANVGSEVERVACGGSASEHSHLRTVVANGENISSSNAIEHFGNTTAVIEQVSEVVIDEMASKSGVHSVEDVDMEVDMEVEDASSAGNLMVTGTSDMSVAKSFTSSEQPLLPDPQAQLNLSSGYESIVPEDSSMVPPPPDEEWIPPPPPDNEDIPPPPPDEPAEPFYPMPPSYTQLGQPPCYTEPYQVSYPDSSIKYYAHPVPEAILSANFYGHPEACNVVLAQAPFYYEAVPNSHTDSSPVVVNGVVPESYGILQDATTSLPVFSTAEPSQLHVDASSVRFEPSSSIQYRSSDIANMNTASSMDEIDKGRKETASVSFRSTSGSPTNDVLPTSKAVTDSSAVANTSTVSKVQPKAPRSKKQTVTVAPSLRSNKKVSSLLDKWKAAKEELEDEEEPENAYEILERKREREIKEWHAQQVASGDAKENSNFQPLGGDWRERVKRRRAQSSSKVTQSPAEASADGNQQPNLAEISKDLPSGWQAYWDESSKQVYYGNVKTSETSWTKPSK from the exons ATGACTCGATCATTATGCCATTTTTGGTATCATCAAAGCATTTGGAGATTTCGACAGGGAAAATTTTTCATCG GCCACCAAGCACAAAATCCCTTGCTGTTACTTGAGCAATATAGTGATGATGAAGTTGATGAGGACTTGGATACAAATTCAGATCATGATGGGCAAGATGCTTTGTTACCTGACCGAACGGATgag GTTTCTGCTGAGGGATGTGAGAAAATGGATGCAAAGGTCGGTGAAGATCTCATCGCTCAAAAGGCGGTCCAAGAGGAATCAGAGCGGGATTCTGTTGAATTTTCTGAGAACCTAGAGAGCAGAGATGAAGGAAAAACTGATACTAATAACTTGGGATATTTAAGCAAGGAAACTGATTTGGTTCAAACGTCTGTACCGGCCTCGTCTGATGTACAAGTCGTAGGGGATGTTATTTCAGGATGGAGGATTGTTATGCATGAGGAGagccataattattattattggaatGTTGAAACTGGGGAAACTTCATGGGAAGTACCTGATGTTGTTTTGGCTCAGGCTCAGCCTACTCAATCGACCACTGATATTAAAACCTCTCCTACACAATTTCCAGAGAACGTTACAGTCTTTAAACACGAATCTTGCTTAGCTAACGGTGGGAAGTTAGATTTGTTTTCAGCAGAAAGCACAG GTTACAAGAATGGTGCTCCAGTATGTGCAAGTCAGGGTTCTGAGGTTGACCAAAGCTATGCTGCCTTCAGCACTTGTTCAAATGATGTGAATATAGCAAAAGCTGGTTCCGAGATCTATGTTGATTACACGATGACTCATGAAGAATCGAAGTCTGGGTTGGATCTTCCTTCGCATCTTCTGAACTGGAGTGCTAGCTTGTTAGAGAGATTGAAATCATTTCAAAA GTCTGGGGGTCATGAATGGACATCAGAGTACATACAGGAAACTCAGATAAGACTCGAAGATTTGAAGTCGCTGACGCCCTATAAGACATCTTTGCTTCCATTCTGGGAACACTCAGCAAGGAAGCTTAAACAGATTGAAGATGACattaacaaagaaatttaTCAGACTGCTGCTGTATCGTCGCAATTGGATGAAGCCAAGGCTACTGATAGTCCAAACATTGTAAGAGCGAACGTTGGGTCTGAAGTCGAGAGAGTGGCTTGTGGTGGTTCTGCTTCGGAGCATTCTCATTTGCGTACTGTCGTTGCAAATGGAGAGAATATTTCATCGTCTAACGCAATCGAACACTTTGGAAACACTACTGCTGTGATTGAGCAGGTAAGTGAAGTTGTAATTGACGAAATGGCTTCCAAGAGCGGTGTACATTCTGTGGAAGATGTTGACATGGAGGTAGATATGGAAGTTGAAGATGCGAGTTCTGCAGGTAACTTGATGGTGACTGGTACGTCCGATATGTCCGTTGCTAAGTCGTTTACTTCCTCCGAGCAACCACTTCTGCCAGATCCACAAGCCCAGCTAAATCTTTCTTCTGGATATGAATCCATAGTGCCAGAGGATAGCTCTATGGTGCCGCCACCACCAGATGAGGAATGGATTCCCCCACCACCACCTGATAATGAAGATATTCCTCCACCGCCACCTGATGAGCCAGCCGAACCATTTTATCCTATGCCTCCATCTTATACCCAACTTGGCCAGCCTCCTTGTTACACCGAACCATATCAAGTGTCTTATCCTGATTCTAGTATTAAGTATTATGCACATCCTGTCCCTGAAGCCATTCTTAGTGCAAACTTTTATGGACATCCAGAAGCATGTAACGTTGTTTTGGCTCAAGCACCATTTTACTATGAGGCAGTTCCCAATTCACATACTGATTCTTCTCCTGTAGTTGTAAATGGTGTCGTGCCTGAAAGTTACGGTATTCTTCAAGACGCAACAACCTCTCTTCCCGTCTTTAGCACCGCAGAGCCTTCTCAGTTGCATGTTGATGCCTCATCTGTGAGATTTGAGCCTTCTTCCTCTATTCAATATAGATCTTCTGACATAGCGAATATGAATACTGCTTCTTCCATGGATGAAATTGACAAGGGACGAAAAGAGACCGCATCAGTCTCCTTCCGATCTACTTCGGGCTCACCAACTAATGATGTTCTGCCTACATCTAAAGCTGTTACTGATTCTTCGGCTGTTGCTAATACATCTACAGTTTCCAAGGTTCAACCAAAAG CTCCGCGCAGTAAAAAGCAGACCGTCACGGTTGCCCCCTCCTTGAGATCTAATAAGAAGGTTTCCAGTTTGTTGGACAAG TGGAAAGCCGCCAAGGAAGAACTTGAAGATGAGGAAGAACCCGAAAATGCGTACGAGATTTTAGAGAGGAAACGAGAACGGGAAATAAAG GAATGGCATGCACAGCAGGTTGCCAGTGGGGATGCAAAAGAAAACTCTAACTTTCAGCCTCTTGGGGGTGATTG GCGTGAGCGGGTAAAGCGAAGGAGAGCTCAATCGTCGAGCAAAGTTACTCAATCCCCAGCTGAAGCATCCGCGGATGGAAACCAGCAGCCTAACCTGGCAGAAATCTCAAAAGATCTCCCCTCAGGGTGGCAG GCGTATTGGGACGAGTCTTCAAAGCAAGTGTATTATGGTAATGTTAAGACCTCGGAAACGTCGTGGACAAAGCCGAGCAAGTGA
- the LOC111788928 gene encoding formin-binding protein 4-like isoform X2 yields the protein MGRRRERRLAALSNAGRRVKLDLFAEPSGDLDGSDVQEEVGGDIDSRETTKLPKSASSSGHQAQNPLLLLEQYSDDEVDEDLDTNSDHDGQDALLPDRTDEVSAEGCEKMDAKVGEDLIAQKAVQEESERDSVEFSENLESRDEGKTDTNNLGYLSKETDLVQTSVPASSDVQVVGDVISGWRIVMHEESHNYYYWNVETGETSWEVPDVVLAQAQPTQSTTDIKTSPTQFPENVTVFKHESCLANGGKLDLFSAESTVCASQGSEVDQSYAAFSTCSNDVNIAKAGSEIYVDYTMTHEESKSGLDLPSHLLNWSASLLERLKSFQKSGGHEWTSEYIQETQIRLEDLKSLTPYKTSLLPFWEHSARKLKQIEDDINKEIYQTAAVSSQLDEAKATDSPNIVRANVGSEVERVACGGSASEHSHLRTVVANGENISSSNAIEHFGNTTAVIEQVSEVVIDEMASKSGVHSVEDVDMEVDMEVEDASSAGNLMVTGTSDMSVAKSFTSSEQPLLPDPQAQLNLSSGYESIVPEDSSMVPPPPDEEWIPPPPPDNEDIPPPPPDEPAEPFYPMPPSYTQLGQPPCYTEPYQVSYPDSSIKYYAHPVPEAILSANFYGHPEACNVVLAQAPFYYEAVPNSHTDSSPVVVNGVVPESYGILQDATTSLPVFSTAEPSQLHVDASSVRFEPSSSIQYRSSDIANMNTASSMDEIDKGRKETASVSFRSTSGSPTNDVLPTSKAVTDSSAVANTSTVSKVQPKAPRSKKQTVTVAPSLRSNKKVSSLLDKWKAAKEELEDEEEPENAYEILERKREREIKEWHAQQVASGDAKENSNFQPLGGDWRERVKRRRAQSSSKVTQSPAEASADGNQQPNLAEISKDLPSGWQAYWDESSKQVYYGNVKTSETSWTKPSK from the exons GAGATTTAGATGGCTCTGATGTACAAGAAGAAGTTGGAGGGGATATAGATTCAAGAGAGACGACCAAGTTACCGAAATCAGCATCCTCTTCAG GCCACCAAGCACAAAATCCCTTGCTGTTACTTGAGCAATATAGTGATGATGAAGTTGATGAGGACTTGGATACAAATTCAGATCATGATGGGCAAGATGCTTTGTTACCTGACCGAACGGATgag GTTTCTGCTGAGGGATGTGAGAAAATGGATGCAAAGGTCGGTGAAGATCTCATCGCTCAAAAGGCGGTCCAAGAGGAATCAGAGCGGGATTCTGTTGAATTTTCTGAGAACCTAGAGAGCAGAGATGAAGGAAAAACTGATACTAATAACTTGGGATATTTAAGCAAGGAAACTGATTTGGTTCAAACGTCTGTACCGGCCTCGTCTGATGTACAAGTCGTAGGGGATGTTATTTCAGGATGGAGGATTGTTATGCATGAGGAGagccataattattattattggaatGTTGAAACTGGGGAAACTTCATGGGAAGTACCTGATGTTGTTTTGGCTCAGGCTCAGCCTACTCAATCGACCACTGATATTAAAACCTCTCCTACACAATTTCCAGAGAACGTTACAGTCTTTAAACACGAATCTTGCTTAGCTAACGGTGGGAAGTTAGATTTGTTTTCAGCAGAAAGCACAG TATGTGCAAGTCAGGGTTCTGAGGTTGACCAAAGCTATGCTGCCTTCAGCACTTGTTCAAATGATGTGAATATAGCAAAAGCTGGTTCCGAGATCTATGTTGATTACACGATGACTCATGAAGAATCGAAGTCTGGGTTGGATCTTCCTTCGCATCTTCTGAACTGGAGTGCTAGCTTGTTAGAGAGATTGAAATCATTTCAAAA GTCTGGGGGTCATGAATGGACATCAGAGTACATACAGGAAACTCAGATAAGACTCGAAGATTTGAAGTCGCTGACGCCCTATAAGACATCTTTGCTTCCATTCTGGGAACACTCAGCAAGGAAGCTTAAACAGATTGAAGATGACattaacaaagaaatttaTCAGACTGCTGCTGTATCGTCGCAATTGGATGAAGCCAAGGCTACTGATAGTCCAAACATTGTAAGAGCGAACGTTGGGTCTGAAGTCGAGAGAGTGGCTTGTGGTGGTTCTGCTTCGGAGCATTCTCATTTGCGTACTGTCGTTGCAAATGGAGAGAATATTTCATCGTCTAACGCAATCGAACACTTTGGAAACACTACTGCTGTGATTGAGCAGGTAAGTGAAGTTGTAATTGACGAAATGGCTTCCAAGAGCGGTGTACATTCTGTGGAAGATGTTGACATGGAGGTAGATATGGAAGTTGAAGATGCGAGTTCTGCAGGTAACTTGATGGTGACTGGTACGTCCGATATGTCCGTTGCTAAGTCGTTTACTTCCTCCGAGCAACCACTTCTGCCAGATCCACAAGCCCAGCTAAATCTTTCTTCTGGATATGAATCCATAGTGCCAGAGGATAGCTCTATGGTGCCGCCACCACCAGATGAGGAATGGATTCCCCCACCACCACCTGATAATGAAGATATTCCTCCACCGCCACCTGATGAGCCAGCCGAACCATTTTATCCTATGCCTCCATCTTATACCCAACTTGGCCAGCCTCCTTGTTACACCGAACCATATCAAGTGTCTTATCCTGATTCTAGTATTAAGTATTATGCACATCCTGTCCCTGAAGCCATTCTTAGTGCAAACTTTTATGGACATCCAGAAGCATGTAACGTTGTTTTGGCTCAAGCACCATTTTACTATGAGGCAGTTCCCAATTCACATACTGATTCTTCTCCTGTAGTTGTAAATGGTGTCGTGCCTGAAAGTTACGGTATTCTTCAAGACGCAACAACCTCTCTTCCCGTCTTTAGCACCGCAGAGCCTTCTCAGTTGCATGTTGATGCCTCATCTGTGAGATTTGAGCCTTCTTCCTCTATTCAATATAGATCTTCTGACATAGCGAATATGAATACTGCTTCTTCCATGGATGAAATTGACAAGGGACGAAAAGAGACCGCATCAGTCTCCTTCCGATCTACTTCGGGCTCACCAACTAATGATGTTCTGCCTACATCTAAAGCTGTTACTGATTCTTCGGCTGTTGCTAATACATCTACAGTTTCCAAGGTTCAACCAAAAG CTCCGCGCAGTAAAAAGCAGACCGTCACGGTTGCCCCCTCCTTGAGATCTAATAAGAAGGTTTCCAGTTTGTTGGACAAG TGGAAAGCCGCCAAGGAAGAACTTGAAGATGAGGAAGAACCCGAAAATGCGTACGAGATTTTAGAGAGGAAACGAGAACGGGAAATAAAG GAATGGCATGCACAGCAGGTTGCCAGTGGGGATGCAAAAGAAAACTCTAACTTTCAGCCTCTTGGGGGTGATTG GCGTGAGCGGGTAAAGCGAAGGAGAGCTCAATCGTCGAGCAAAGTTACTCAATCCCCAGCTGAAGCATCCGCGGATGGAAACCAGCAGCCTAACCTGGCAGAAATCTCAAAAGATCTCCCCTCAGGGTGGCAG GCGTATTGGGACGAGTCTTCAAAGCAAGTGTATTATGGTAATGTTAAGACCTCGGAAACGTCGTGGACAAAGCCGAGCAAGTGA